One genomic region from Spirulina subsalsa PCC 9445 encodes:
- a CDS encoding response regulator, translated as MTKPIILCVDDEAVVLNSLKIQLRNAFQDTYLYEMAESANEALEIIEEYRSEGADVIVIVSDWLMPGIKGDEFLIQVHQKYPKVVKILLTGQADQSAIERAREEAELHSYLAKPWNSDDLIYAIQSGLSTRDN; from the coding sequence ATGACTAAACCTATTATTTTGTGTGTTGATGATGAGGCAGTTGTTTTAAATAGTTTGAAAATTCAACTCAGAAATGCTTTTCAAGACACTTATTTATACGAAATGGCAGAAAGTGCCAATGAAGCTTTAGAAATTATTGAAGAATATCGCAGTGAAGGAGCAGATGTGATTGTTATTGTTTCTGATTGGTTGATGCCCGGCATTAAAGGGGATGAATTTTTGATTCAAGTTCACCAAAAATATCCGAAAGTGGTTAAAATTCTCTTGACGGGTCAAGCGGATCAAAGTGCCATTGAACGCGCCCGAGAAGAAGCTGAACTACATTCCTATCTTGCTAAACCTTGGAATAGTGATGATCTGATTTATGCCATTCAGTCTGGACTCTCGACTCGTGATAATTGA
- a CDS encoding ATP-binding protein yields the protein MPKPVILCIDDDHTIVDSLRIQLKKSLNQDYFIETAESGTEALEVVTELLEDQHIIPLVICDYTMPDITGDKLLHKIHNLSPRTRKIMLTGQANLEGVAYAIQYANLYRYMSKPWETADLILTVQEALNRYWQDEKLIQQNQQLTKMNQTLEKLNTEQAYLIQKLQEKEKILTTTQVQLIQQEKMSSLGQLVAGVAHEINNPVASITGNLFYIKNYCSDLLALFKLYQNNYPQPIPEIQDYMEEIDLEYILQDLPELIHSMQQGAKLLEHISSSMRIFSRSDYKQQKIKFDINKGLESTLSILKNRIKGTPKRPEIIITQNLSEKASITCFPSQINQVFMNLLANAIDAFDERHQNRESDAIPTTPDEILITTTLHPDTNQLEIRIKDNAGGMPEEVQKKALEYLFTTKPLGKGTGIGLSIVKQIIEDNHNGHLDFVSSLGEGTEFIITLPIHADI from the coding sequence ATGCCTAAACCTGTAATCCTCTGCATTGATGATGATCACACTATTGTAGATAGTTTAAGGATTCAACTCAAGAAGTCACTCAATCAGGATTACTTCATCGAAACGGCTGAATCCGGGACAGAAGCCCTTGAAGTAGTCACAGAATTACTGGAGGATCAACATATCATTCCCCTCGTCATTTGTGACTACACCATGCCCGATATTACCGGGGATAAACTCCTGCATAAAATTCATAACTTATCCCCCCGGACTCGCAAAATTATGTTAACAGGTCAGGCTAATTTAGAAGGAGTTGCCTATGCGATTCAATATGCTAATTTATATCGCTATATGTCCAAACCTTGGGAAACTGCCGACCTCATTCTGACCGTTCAAGAAGCCCTCAATCGTTACTGGCAAGATGAAAAGCTGATTCAGCAAAACCAACAACTGACTAAAATGAATCAGACCTTAGAAAAACTCAACACTGAACAAGCTTATTTAATCCAAAAACTACAAGAAAAAGAGAAAATATTAACCACAACCCAAGTCCAACTGATTCAACAAGAAAAAATGTCCAGTCTGGGGCAATTAGTTGCCGGAGTTGCCCATGAAATTAATAATCCCGTTGCCAGCATTACTGGCAACCTGTTTTATATCAAAAACTATTGTTCTGATTTACTTGCTCTTTTTAAACTTTATCAAAACAATTACCCACAACCCATTCCTGAAATTCAGGATTACATGGAAGAAATTGATTTAGAGTATATTCTCCAAGATTTGCCAGAACTGATTCATTCTATGCAGCAGGGGGCGAAACTACTAGAACATATTAGCTCTTCTATGCGAATCTTCTCTCGTTCAGATTATAAACAACAAAAAATTAAATTTGATATCAATAAAGGGTTAGAAAGTACCCTATCTATTTTAAAAAATCGCATTAAAGGCACTCCAAAGCGCCCAGAGATTATTATTACTCAAAACCTTTCAGAAAAAGCGAGTATTACTTGTTTTCCTAGTCAAATTAACCAAGTATTTATGAACTTACTCGCCAATGCCATTGATGCCTTTGACGAACGCCATCAAAACAGGGAATCCGATGCCATCCCCACCACCCCAGACGAAATCCTGATCACGACCACCTTACATCCCGACACAAATCAACTAGAAATCCGGATTAAAGACAATGCTGGGGGAATGCCTGAAGAAGTACAGAAAAAAGCGTTAGAATATTTATTCACCACCAAGCCTTTAGGCAAAGGAACAGGGATTGGCTTGTCAATCGTCAAACAAATTATTGAGGATAATCATAATGGACATCTGGATTTTGTTTCTTCCCTAGGGGAAGGAACAGAGTTTATTATCACCTTACCCATTCATGCTGACATCTAG
- a CDS encoding sensor histidine kinase, with amino-acid sequence MINTKTLQPRELNLPKFYSLLLLVLLTVVAYLGNGPLKINLFLSIDFIFASVAVWIVVWLYGVPIGGAVSFLTSLKTWVAWGHPYAVIIFTLETVVVGYFWRRNKQNLLTLTGLFWLLVGMPLVWVFYHIVMDLGTVSALMILFKQPLNGIFNALIAIFIISVIEALDKKKNWVRGGYSLSFQNVLFNLLFAFVVVPALLLITWTADNTYKSMQENVQDRIDTQKVVISNLIFDWYETKSGVLNAVWENIQNGDVSDLNSPYFADFKSIEVVNDGARGLNCETLPNIRFNPETSELFLKVGDNPLSANSCVVGLVEQETLGEQLNNVLASDAIQFILRKPTGEVIASYPEDETLVALDEGEIITLDSGLSQWLTKESLPIMTRNSRSFYFKTMQIGEDIPWTLFTFVPARSYIDVLQYQYVVSLGVLLGIFAIALLSSTLVSRTLVNPLSHLATETSNLPDKLASDQNFSLPDSPVVEIASLVTNFQDMADKLAQQFQDLRQVNKALGEQKEELSITLTNLQNTQAQLVQSEKMAALGQLVAGIAHEINTPLGAIRSSIENIDDFLKRHLLDIPQFFQNLSPDHQQQFLLLLERTNQQPFAITSKEKRKIRRQLMAQLEEHNIPNSDSIADTLVDIGIYDNIESLIKMLQDPKQDHLLEMSYQISSLQRSTQTIVTATERAAKVVFALKTYARHDYKGELLKANIIEGLDTVLTLYHNQLKHGVEVVQKYEEIPEILCYPDELNQVWTNLIHNALQAMEYKGILTLEVGVRDRHIQVNITDNGKGIPPEIQDKIFQPFFTTKSSGEGSGLGLDIVKKIIDKHQGMINVTSVPGNTTFQVMIPLDQGE; translated from the coding sequence TGGGGTTCCCATTGGAGGGGCTGTTAGTTTCCTGACCAGTTTAAAAACATGGGTTGCTTGGGGACATCCCTATGCGGTGATTATTTTCACGTTAGAAACAGTTGTAGTCGGTTATTTTTGGCGACGCAATAAACAAAATTTACTGACTTTAACGGGTTTATTTTGGCTTTTAGTGGGGATGCCCTTAGTCTGGGTATTTTACCACATTGTCATGGATTTGGGAACAGTTTCGGCGTTAATGATTTTGTTTAAACAGCCACTGAATGGCATCTTTAACGCTTTAATTGCCATTTTTATTATTAGTGTCATTGAAGCATTAGATAAGAAAAAAAACTGGGTGCGTGGTGGATATAGCCTCTCCTTTCAGAATGTCCTGTTTAACTTACTGTTTGCCTTTGTCGTTGTGCCGGCCTTGCTGTTAATTACTTGGACGGCGGATAATACCTATAAATCCATGCAGGAGAATGTTCAAGATCGCATTGATACCCAGAAAGTTGTAATCTCTAATTTGATTTTTGATTGGTATGAGACGAAATCAGGGGTTTTAAATGCTGTTTGGGAAAATATTCAAAATGGAGATGTAAGTGATTTAAATAGCCCCTATTTTGCTGATTTTAAATCGATTGAAGTAGTCAATGATGGTGCAAGGGGTTTAAATTGCGAAACTTTACCGAATATTCGCTTTAATCCAGAGACATCTGAATTGTTCCTGAAGGTGGGGGATAATCCACTCTCGGCGAACTCTTGTGTCGTAGGTCTTGTTGAGCAAGAAACACTCGGGGAACAACTGAATAATGTTTTAGCCAGTGATGCTATTCAGTTTATTCTGCGTAAACCGACAGGAGAAGTGATTGCTTCTTACCCAGAGGATGAGACTTTAGTAGCACTGGATGAGGGAGAAATCATTACCTTAGATTCGGGACTTTCTCAGTGGTTAACGAAAGAATCCTTACCCATTATGACACGGAATTCCCGGTCGTTTTATTTCAAAACGATGCAAATCGGGGAAGATATTCCTTGGACGTTGTTTACCTTTGTGCCAGCACGCAGTTATATAGATGTGCTGCAATACCAGTATGTGGTAAGTTTGGGTGTACTGTTGGGCATTTTTGCGATCGCCCTGCTCAGTTCTACCCTCGTTAGTCGCACCCTCGTTAATCCCCTCAGTCATCTGGCCACTGAAACCTCAAACCTGCCCGATAAACTGGCCTCAGACCAAAATTTCAGCCTGCCGGATAGTCCTGTAGTAGAAATTGCCTCCTTGGTGACAAACTTCCAAGATATGGCCGACAAACTCGCCCAACAGTTTCAAGATTTACGTCAAGTGAATAAGGCATTAGGGGAACAAAAAGAAGAACTGAGTATCACCCTAACCAACCTCCAAAACACTCAAGCGCAACTCGTTCAATCGGAAAAAATGGCGGCTTTGGGGCAATTAGTCGCCGGGATTGCCCACGAAATTAATACTCCCCTCGGGGCGATTCGTTCCTCCATTGAAAACATTGATGATTTTTTGAAACGTCACCTCTTAGATATACCTCAATTTTTCCAAAATTTGAGTCCAGATCATCAACAACAGTTTTTACTACTCCTTGAACGAACCAATCAACAACCCTTTGCTATTACCAGCAAAGAAAAACGGAAAATCCGTCGTCAACTGATGGCACAACTAGAAGAGCATAATATTCCCAACAGTGATAGTATTGCCGATACCTTAGTGGACATTGGGATTTACGATAATATCGAATCCTTGATCAAGATGTTACAAGATCCTAAACAAGATCATCTCTTAGAAATGTCCTATCAAATTTCTAGCTTACAACGTAGCACCCAAACCATTGTTACGGCTACAGAACGGGCGGCTAAAGTAGTCTTTGCCCTCAAAACCTATGCCCGCCATGACTATAAAGGGGAACTGTTGAAAGCCAATATTATTGAAGGTTTAGATACCGTTCTGACTCTGTATCATAATCAGTTAAAACATGGGGTAGAAGTGGTGCAGAAATACGAAGAAATCCCCGAGATTCTCTGCTATCCTGATGAACTGAATCAAGTTTGGACTAACCTGATTCACAACGCCCTGCAAGCTATGGAGTATAAGGGAATCCTGACGTTGGAGGTGGGAGTGCGCGATCGCCATATTCAAGTCAACATTACCGACAATGGCAAAGGCATCCCCCCAGAAATCCAAGACAAAATCTTCCAACCCTTTTTTACCACCAAATCCTCCGGAGAAGGGAGTGGATTAGGCTTAGATATTGTTAAAAAGATCATAGACAAACACCAAGGGATGATTAACGTCACATCAGTTCCGGGGAACACCACATTTCAGGTGATGATTCCCCTAGATCAAGGAGAATAA